A genomic stretch from Sulfurihydrogenibium azorense Az-Fu1 includes:
- a CDS encoding ferredoxin oxidoreductase, protein MYYVAEVINDECTKYKCNQCTLFCPEPNTLMYVDTPEERHAFVYANRCKGCALCVYVCSNLLKRNAIHMIMPEVHSAT, encoded by the coding sequence ATGTATTATGTTGCAGAAGTTATAAATGATGAATGTACCAAGTACAAGTGTAATCAATGTACTTTATTTTGCCCAGAACCAAACACTTTGATGTATGTTGATACTCCTGAAGAAAGACATGCTTTTGTTTATGCTAACAGATGTAAAGGATGTGCTCTGTGTGTATATGTGTGTAGCAATCTTTTAAAAAGAAATGCTATACATATGATAATGCCAGAAGTACATTCAGCAACTTAA
- a CDS encoding putative inorganic carbon transporter subunit DabA, translating to MKTVALKEASSILPKYWPLTMFVHHNPLHELESLHFKQALKIAKDLFDAKVYMDPSYYVDLYRKGKVRKDSLEKNIEEFLRENNFNFNKYKVRKFLTDISPSWKEYKEESFNNPSIKVPDYLLEYIKKDKGYDNLDNLFYTYIKKYLFSEILDILFDQNIYNVFFNDAVEFISRFLDEGQTSITLPFREQGYWNCFRQFYKLDKHPEDIIEEFENTFQPPSLQDYARQLYIRFFGWSSFIKFRESTPFYPYQEEFPINLEDFGSSLLYLENQYIQELNKSKIKNYFDLMAFYKENKYYVILKLFEHRKILTPKYISKLYTSKDYDNIFNKFINEEIESEAKAIVNLSTKVFDKSDYLQTYNLVKTLKEDEECYLWIKSLEDSYALNFGREFIKEYQIDEKPKAFAVFCVDVRSEALRRNLERVDNYKTFGVAGFFGVKMALIEFDKAHELLLCPAMEIPDKVVLEVPTQKTQDYEKRKKLLISLKKILEGLKNNPYTPFFAVESFGWLFGYKLFGKTLFPSVVAKIDKKIKPKPPKTFYMIDKLSEKEVDTYTDKFFYEKIYQAFEKEGIKIKDCEVKDILSKLKNNENISQNYQKVLNRYRITKQYYDYIYNRFSNIGYTLDEQVILAENFLRLIGMVEDFPEFVLLVGHGSVSDNNPYESALDCGACGGNSGYHNVRAMCMILNKKEVREKLSIRIPDGTIFIPGLHNTTTDEIEFYDEDLVPENSLDKWEEIKKDFKKAGEKTRIERLSSLPYADNPEDVIVRSIDWSEMRPEWGLSKNLGVFVGKSESRINSVLKNRFFLHSYDYKIDVDNSILKRILNGPLLIAQWINAEHYFSTVDNEKFGSGSKVYHNVVSRIGVFSGNYSDLKIGLPYQTVYVEDRPFHEPIRLIAFVEAPLEKVVEAASQTDHPMMLVKNEWIRLVVIDKEKNKVFLFSNGNFVEL from the coding sequence ATGAAAACTGTAGCCTTAAAAGAAGCTTCTTCTATTTTACCTAAATACTGGCCTTTGACTATGTTTGTACACCACAATCCTCTGCACGAGTTGGAGAGTTTGCATTTTAAACAAGCTCTTAAAATAGCAAAAGACCTATTTGATGCCAAAGTTTATATGGATCCATCTTACTATGTAGATTTATACAGAAAAGGTAAGGTTAGAAAAGACTCTTTAGAAAAAAATATAGAAGAATTTTTAAGAGAAAATAATTTTAACTTTAATAAATACAAAGTTAGAAAATTTTTAACAGATATAAGTCCTAGTTGGAAAGAGTATAAAGAAGAAAGTTTTAACAATCCGAGTATTAAAGTACCTGATTACCTTTTAGAATATATTAAAAAAGATAAGGGCTACGATAATTTAGACAATCTTTTCTATACGTACATAAAAAAGTACTTGTTTAGTGAAATACTTGATATTTTATTTGACCAAAATATCTATAACGTATTTTTTAATGATGCTGTTGAGTTTATATCAAGATTTTTAGATGAAGGGCAGACAAGTATAACTCTGCCATTTAGGGAACAGGGATACTGGAACTGTTTTAGACAGTTTTATAAATTAGATAAACATCCAGAAGATATTATAGAGGAGTTTGAAAATACTTTTCAACCACCTTCATTACAAGATTATGCAAGGCAGTTGTATATCAGATTTTTCGGTTGGAGTAGTTTCATAAAATTTAGAGAATCTACTCCTTTCTATCCTTACCAAGAAGAGTTTCCTATTAATTTAGAAGACTTTGGATCAAGTTTACTTTACCTTGAAAATCAATATATACAAGAATTGAATAAATCTAAAATTAAAAACTATTTTGATCTTATGGCTTTTTACAAAGAAAACAAATACTATGTAATACTTAAATTATTTGAACATAGAAAAATATTAACACCAAAGTATATATCTAAACTTTACACATCTAAGGATTATGATAACATCTTTAATAAGTTTATAAATGAAGAAATTGAAAGTGAAGCAAAAGCTATAGTAAACCTTTCTACAAAAGTGTTTGATAAAAGTGACTATCTACAAACATACAATCTTGTAAAAACTTTGAAAGAAGATGAAGAGTGTTATCTGTGGATAAAATCATTAGAAGATTCTTATGCCTTAAATTTTGGTAGAGAGTTTATTAAAGAATACCAAATAGATGAAAAACCTAAAGCTTTTGCTGTTTTTTGTGTAGATGTTAGGTCAGAAGCTCTTAGAAGGAATCTAGAGAGGGTAGATAATTACAAAACTTTTGGAGTTGCTGGTTTTTTTGGTGTTAAGATGGCTTTAATAGAGTTTGATAAAGCCCATGAACTCCTTCTCTGCCCTGCTATGGAGATACCAGACAAAGTAGTTCTTGAAGTACCTACACAAAAAACACAAGATTATGAAAAGAGAAAAAAATTACTTATATCACTAAAAAAGATTTTAGAAGGATTGAAGAATAACCCATATACTCCTTTTTTTGCAGTTGAGTCTTTTGGTTGGTTGTTTGGTTATAAACTTTTCGGTAAAACATTGTTTCCAAGTGTTGTAGCCAAGATAGATAAAAAAATTAAACCTAAACCCCCTAAAACTTTTTACATGATTGATAAATTATCTGAAAAAGAAGTAGATACATATACAGATAAATTCTTTTACGAAAAGATATATCAAGCTTTTGAAAAGGAGGGTATAAAAATTAAAGATTGTGAAGTGAAGGATATACTATCCAAACTAAAAAATAATGAAAATATTTCTCAAAACTATCAAAAAGTTCTAAACAGGTATAGAATAACAAAACAGTATTACGATTATATATATAATAGATTTTCCAATATAGGTTATACATTAGATGAGCAAGTTATACTGGCAGAAAACTTTTTAAGATTGATAGGTATGGTGGAGGATTTTCCTGAGTTTGTTTTACTTGTAGGTCATGGAAGTGTTTCTGATAATAATCCTTACGAGTCTGCTTTAGATTGTGGTGCCTGTGGCGGTAATTCCGGATATCATAATGTTAGAGCTATGTGTATGATTTTAAATAAAAAAGAAGTAAGAGAAAAACTTAGTATAAGAATCCCTGATGGTACTATTTTTATTCCAGGATTACACAATACCACTACAGATGAAATTGAGTTTTATGATGAAGATTTAGTACCAGAAAATAGTTTAGATAAATGGGAAGAGATTAAAAAGGATTTTAAAAAAGCAGGCGAAAAAACTAGAATAGAAAGATTATCATCCCTTCCTTACGCTGATAATCCAGAAGATGTAATTGTTAGATCAATAGACTGGTCAGAAATGAGGCCAGAGTGGGGTCTTTCTAAAAACCTTGGTGTGTTTGTAGGTAAAAGTGAGAGTCGTATAAATAGTGTCCTAAAAAATAGATTCTTCTTACATTCTTATGATTATAAGATAGATGTAGACAACTCTATTTTGAAAAGAATTCTTAATGGACCTCTTTTAATTGCCCAATGGATAAACGCAGAACATTACTTTTCTACAGTAGATAATGAAAAATTTGGTTCAGGGTCTAAAGTTTACCACAACGTTGTATCAAGGATAGGGGTTTTTAGTGGTAATTACTCTGATTTAAAGATAGGTCTACCTTACCAAACTGTTTATGTTGAAGACCGTCCTTTCCATGAACCCATAAGATTAATCGCTTTTGTAGAAGCTCCCTTAGAGAAAGTAGTAGAGGCTGCATCTCAAACAGATCATCCCATGATGCTTGTAAAAAATGAGTGGATAAGGCTTGTTGTTATAGACAAAGAGAAAAATAAAGTTTTTTTATTTTCAAATGGTAATTTTGTAGAATTGTGA
- a CDS encoding carbon monoxide dehydrogenase beta subunit family protein has protein sequence MAKLGPMGFSPYPAAVKEFVLNPPPGKALLFDEIVDEEIAMKEAAKAMLTRENPTIFPGPQVLYAWSEDAKKKAKLIKELANVLGAKIIPMYDYRPKYPKINPEVEINPNHPNLTIWHNNIKACIFIGVHCHYANVALKIIRAETDCFTIAMCSMEGHEDAMITLRDQHPEELEKFIEIAKQVRAELGK, from the coding sequence ATGGCAAAATTAGGACCTATGGGATTTTCACCATATCCAGCAGCTGTTAAAGAATTTGTTCTTAATCCACCACCAGGAAAAGCTTTACTTTTTGATGAGATAGTAGATGAAGAAATTGCAATGAAAGAAGCTGCAAAAGCTATGTTGACAAGAGAAAACCCTACTATATTTCCAGGACCTCAAGTTTTATATGCTTGGAGTGAAGATGCAAAGAAAAAAGCAAAACTTATAAAAGAGTTAGCTAATGTGCTAGGTGCTAAGATAATCCCTATGTATGATTACAGACCTAAATATCCTAAAATTAACCCTGAAGTGGAAATAAATCCAAACCATCCAAATTTGACTATCTGGCATAATAATATAAAAGCTTGCATATTTATAGGAGTACATTGTCATTATGCTAACGTTGCATTGAAAATAATTAGAGCTGAAACAGATTGTTTCACTATAGCTATGTGTAGTATGGAAGGACACGAAGATGCAATGATAACACTAAGAGACCAACATCCGGAAGAATTAGAGAAATTTATTGAAATAGCTAAGCAAGTTAGAGCCGAATTAGGAAAATAA